Part of the Methanofollis sp. genome, GCAAGCGGCATCCCTGCCGTCGTGATGCCGGGCATCCACCGCGGCTCCCCGACAGATCCCCGGTTCAAGGCGTACTCCCACCAGACAAGCCCGGAGAAGATCGGGATCGCCTACGAGGTCTGCCACGACCTCGGGCCCGACGTCGTGGTCTGCGACACCTCCTCGAACACCGTCACCCTCCTGGTCTCCGGGGGGCGGATCGTCGGCGCCTTCGATGCCTGCGTCTTCGCCCCCGGCACCCAGCACGGCGCCCTGGACGTCGATGCGATCCGGAGGATCGACGCGGGGGTCGAGACC contains:
- a CDS encoding methanogenesis marker 12 protein, encoding ASGIPAVVMPGIHRGSPTDPRFKAYSHQTSPEKIGIAYEVCHDLGPDVVVCDTSSNTVTLLVSGGRIVGAFDACVFAPGTQHGALDVDAIRRIDAGVETANEAFLHAGVSHTLPPEEQDRTIAMFAAMECAAMLLLNPGAHVALAGSKGPIVAEEVSALLGRPVAVYDEWCAARGLARVARDVFSGKKEILGLSVDF